In the Chlorobium limicola DSM 245 genome, one interval contains:
- a CDS encoding nucleotidyl transferase AbiEii/AbiGii toxin family protein: protein MEKVIYALSLVEQLAKTDLSFTFKGGTSLLLILPEPKRFSIDVDIVTTESKGKIKAVLTGICSGGIFSKFELDERRSYKPGIPKAHYKLIFFSQWDNKELWILLDILFEEHGYPSLVQAPIINEWIVTDDPLVTVHIPSVDSITGDKLTAFAPNTVGIRFRVEDANGGITEKQMEVMKQLFDIGILFDRISNLDHLKQSFTTTAQKEISYRGEANITIEAVLNDIINTSLMIGSLGKFFDPKGEFQLIAKGLTQLKSYIYNGAFRPDDAVLASSKAAYLAAMILRGYDGEIKRWQPRDDITKYSIAPVEYQFLNKRRNVAGAPLFYWYQTLGLLGKL, encoded by the coding sequence ATGGAAAAGGTCATTTATGCCCTTTCTTTGGTCGAGCAGTTGGCGAAAACCGACCTTTCTTTTACCTTCAAAGGCGGCACAAGTCTCCTTCTTATTTTACCAGAACCCAAACGGTTCTCCATTGATGTAGATATTGTTACCACCGAAAGCAAGGGAAAAATCAAAGCCGTTTTAACCGGCATTTGTTCGGGAGGTATATTCAGTAAATTCGAATTAGACGAGCGGAGAAGCTATAAACCTGGCATACCCAAAGCTCACTACAAACTCATTTTCTTTTCGCAGTGGGACAACAAAGAGCTATGGATCTTGCTGGATATTCTGTTTGAAGAGCATGGCTACCCATCCTTGGTGCAAGCACCGATTATAAACGAATGGATTGTAACAGACGACCCTCTGGTTACCGTTCATATACCTTCCGTTGATTCCATCACAGGTGATAAACTCACCGCTTTTGCTCCCAATACCGTTGGTATTCGATTCAGAGTTGAGGATGCCAACGGTGGCATTACCGAAAAACAAATGGAAGTCATGAAGCAACTCTTCGACATTGGCATTTTGTTCGACAGGATATCCAATCTCGATCATCTCAAGCAGTCCTTTACCACAACAGCACAAAAAGAGATTTCCTACAGGGGAGAGGCAAACATTACAATCGAAGCAGTATTGAACGACATTATCAACACCTCATTGATGATTGGATCACTGGGCAAATTCTTTGATCCAAAGGGAGAGTTTCAGCTCATAGCAAAAGGCCTGACGCAATTAAAATCCTACATCTACAATGGAGCATTCCGTCCTGATGATGCGGTATTGGCATCTTCCAAAGCTGCTTATCTGGCGGCTATGATCCTGAGAGGTTATGATGGAGAAATAAAACGATGGCAGCCTCGCGATGATATTACGAAGTACAGCATAGCTCCTGTAGAGTACCAATTTCTCAATAAACGAAGAAACGTTGCTGGAGCACCCCTATTCTATTGGTATCAAACGTTGGGTTTATTGGGAAAATTATAG
- a CDS encoding ORF6N domain-containing protein codes for MNQEAHGMIQHDDIIKADQIQNLIFTIRGVQVMIDRDLAAVYGVENKRLNEQVKRNVERFPEAFRFQLTNEEKAELVANCDRFESLKHSTVNPYAFTEQGISMLSAVLRSNIAVKVSIQIMNAFVQMRRFIQDNAKLFERLELVERRQLIFASETEKNFEKVFQALERRHKPPEQGIFYNKPEPSRCLKN; via the coding sequence ATGAACCAGGAAGCTCATGGCATGATACAGCACGATGACATCATCAAGGCAGATCAGATACAGAACCTGATTTTTACTATCCGGGGTGTTCAGGTGATGATCGATCGGGATCTGGCTGCTGTCTATGGGGTTGAAAACAAACGTCTTAATGAGCAGGTAAAACGTAATGTCGAGCGCTTTCCCGAAGCATTTCGTTTTCAGCTTACCAATGAGGAGAAAGCGGAACTGGTCGCAAATTGCGACCGGTTCGAATCCCTGAAGCATTCGACAGTCAACCCTTATGCTTTTACCGAACAGGGCATTTCCATGCTTTCGGCGGTTCTGCGAAGTAATATAGCGGTCAAGGTTTCCATACAGATTATGAATGCCTTTGTACAGATGCGGCGATTCATTCAGGATAACGCCAAATTGTTTGAAAGGCTTGAACTGGTCGAGCGAAGGCAACTTATTTTTGCATCAGAGACCGAGAAAAACTTTGAAAAGGTCTTTCAGGCGCTTGAACGTCGTCATAAACCTCCAGAACAGGGCATTTTCTATAACAAACCCGAGCCATCAAGATGCTTGAAAAACTGA
- a CDS encoding type II toxin-antitoxin system RelE/ParE family toxin: MWLPDALVDVGRLHAFLYEKSPDAAARAAKVILEGAGLLKSIPDVGRPMDDDTGRRELVISFGAGAFVLRYMWDRHDTVVIIRVWHSKEKRP; encoded by the coding sequence ATGTGGCTTCCGGACGCATTGGTCGATGTCGGGCGGCTTCATGCTTTCCTCTACGAAAAAAGCCCCGATGCGGCAGCACGAGCGGCAAAAGTCATTCTGGAGGGTGCAGGTTTACTGAAATCGATCCCGGACGTTGGGCGTCCCATGGACGATGACACCGGCAGGCGCGAACTGGTTATCTCTTTTGGGGCCGGTGCTTTTGTGCTTCGTTATATGTGGGACAGACACGATACGGTTGTTATTATCCGTGTCTGGCACAGCAAAGAAAAAAGACCATAG
- a CDS encoding helix-turn-helix domain-containing protein encodes MKIEGTLTDEAILGELGCRLAQRRLELQLSQGALAEQAGVSKRTVERVEAGATTQMSSMIRVMRVLGLLEQLEALVPEAGPRPLELLKLKGKARKRARTKQKPAEEKPWTWGDES; translated from the coding sequence ATGAAAATTGAAGGCACATTGACGGATGAGGCGATTCTCGGGGAGCTGGGCTGTCGGCTGGCGCAGCGTCGGCTGGAGCTTCAGTTGAGTCAGGGAGCGCTTGCCGAGCAGGCTGGCGTATCGAAGCGGACGGTGGAGCGTGTCGAGGCCGGGGCTACGACGCAGATGTCGTCCATGATACGGGTTATGCGGGTATTGGGGCTGCTGGAACAGCTGGAGGCTCTGGTGCCGGAGGCGGGGCCGCGGCCGTTGGAGTTGCTGAAGCTGAAAGGCAAGGCGCGAAAGCGTGCAAGAACCAAACAGAAGCCAGCGGAAGAAAAGCCCTGGACGTGGGGTGACGAGTCGTGA
- a CDS encoding AAA family ATPase, with protein MPQSPELAGGEGFTFEGYVAAYYLTAMLAEAFAPGIDDRIVVRVSVQQRDFGEPLDDVIVDFEDVAKNPARLSLQVKRSLTISSAITNTDFRDIIRDSWSTLLKHDFRVNIDRYGAAVGTISSAKKRALSTLCDWARESLTSEHFEARFAPDGIAGKEIDAVKGDVLAILETAKGGDCSSEEQHRFLAHFVLVQFDFISEGATAPPDAINRIQDCLSSVDNAKAPLVWSRMVQLARASAGKSGQFDRVRLVRFISTLAHFAGSVTFIPLLDKLAELAKSQVNLISDDVGGTRIDRISLFEELDAKLKTARIVQVRGLPGSGKSVMVKRAIQQALEHGPVFFLKAEQLTGTSWIGYAVSHGLSDASLEQLLVEVGAVGTPILFIDAIDRIEKEHQAVILDVIRTISESPHLDNWRIVVSLRDSGLELLRNWLGEFLDTMRVETLEVGKLSEEESELLAQAKPHLRPLLFGEDKVQEIVRRPFFAKVLDKSYVADPSIPVFCPQSEIDLIANWWRRGGYNESGQNAIERQSILLELARIYSRQLSQPIRLRELKSVALIDELISDDILQNDRQGISIRFAHDIFFEWAFFHVLADCGPKWLDEIKACGEPPAVARVVELASQWEFANGENWLEYLSQTERSDIRSQWQRAWLAGPLGIAEFNGDEDQFASAVFADDFRFFRKLLVWFQAEKTTPNETILSGEFPNENRQRIADLLGWPSDFRAWRRLIHFILRRISDIPQRLYPEVVAVFDVWQNALAQIRNKTSHAILQQCAIWLASLDAINKAQEPDENSEYWSKVPERGAFRKSLVQLILRSSIAEPPFAEEYLQRVMASEHISEDEFQDIIVYSPLLAQSLPKLLGDLSLRFLKEELPDERVARRKQKIQRETALRNGILSKPEEERTRQEKNYLSIGPSLPFYDDFNHFERDRLAIQDDYRNFWPPSPLREPFNSLFQKTPDEALRLLRVLCNHAIMAWRQLHRYSRDQYRKPIPLELSFPWGIQRFWGTEREYLWFRSTWAPKAIGSGFMALEEWCFTELERNVSVDELIQTIVEGNECIAVLGIAAMLALHTETVSEVTLPLFTSQRLLAADFRRMGQDLSQTANLIGFRSQSDIPNYEAVKAANDRSVRKKTLSWMVPSFIFASGPISGRSSDAILNFKNNLPFQYEEERDIPAVVERLLNDAIKYAEMADMKNYQAYRAEKDSDQIAIVHVSPSASEPENVARYKKSTLYLRQSNLWAWASKFFADKALSSSYTMEEAIALARESDDRHLFEHSNEENDEYHLAMCRGAVTATATIVLSLQNDLAQDDIEWARDVLDRAIRLPEKIDQLWLPQSDIPWHPSIYVARGISADMRAGVVLGNKVHDLLGLIVHPLEIVSLTAIKEACTLWSKDPKLTWAALNLAFSLCHVPSRPRDQIHQYHAPMHTVSEAQEAFEEAIWFYENGSDWITLSLPPQAWVKAETGTHRDMNYSYEEFDWNDSDETTEQWIASPTFWYSKYAAEILKRIPYDEILNSNAKSELLDFLAGVLDWTIQKIAPSWAKPNRRDHSATNIYELTDTIGSSLGHVAGLMPLVDFQPRFLDPILKLEGDNCWALLRPFANTYICNFLYVAPIVPIDTIATLEICLERFLKDSAFKRESYQSGKFYGHHQPELVRILMFVSIERADLAARYVNGDWSEIDRIMPLIDRFVRAGGWAASVIEHFLTLCERARSNYPAEAFADQMLAVFENGLESLKGWHGSFIPTRIAELVEYLAHRDAPMKLDLAQKFLRILDILVDMGDRRSAALQLGEAFREVRLS; from the coding sequence ATGCCTCAATCACCTGAACTTGCTGGCGGCGAAGGTTTTACCTTTGAAGGCTATGTGGCCGCGTATTATCTCACTGCTATGCTTGCTGAGGCCTTCGCCCCAGGTATTGATGATCGAATAGTGGTTCGAGTATCTGTTCAACAGCGAGACTTTGGAGAACCGCTTGACGATGTAATTGTAGATTTTGAAGACGTTGCCAAGAATCCGGCTCGCCTGAGCCTTCAGGTAAAGCGCTCACTTACGATTAGCAGTGCAATAACAAATACTGACTTTCGAGATATTATCCGTGATAGTTGGAGTACTCTCCTGAAGCATGACTTTCGTGTTAATATTGATCGCTATGGAGCGGCGGTTGGCACGATTTCATCGGCTAAAAAACGTGCGCTAAGTACTCTTTGTGACTGGGCTCGTGAGAGCCTGACTTCTGAGCATTTTGAGGCACGCTTTGCACCAGATGGTATCGCAGGTAAAGAGATTGATGCCGTGAAGGGGGATGTTCTTGCTATTCTGGAAACCGCAAAAGGTGGAGATTGCTCAAGTGAAGAGCAACATCGGTTTCTTGCACACTTCGTCCTTGTCCAGTTTGACTTCATTTCAGAAGGAGCCACTGCTCCTCCAGATGCAATCAATCGCATTCAGGATTGCCTGTCTTCTGTTGATAATGCCAAAGCGCCTCTTGTCTGGTCGCGGATGGTTCAATTGGCGAGAGCTTCAGCCGGAAAATCAGGACAGTTTGATCGTGTACGTCTTGTCCGCTTTATTTCGACTCTTGCACATTTTGCCGGTTCAGTAACATTTATTCCCCTTCTTGACAAATTAGCGGAATTGGCAAAAAGCCAAGTTAATCTTATTTCAGACGACGTTGGCGGAACGAGGATCGACAGAATATCTCTTTTCGAGGAGCTTGATGCTAAGCTCAAGACTGCTCGTATTGTGCAAGTTCGGGGCTTGCCGGGAAGTGGAAAATCTGTCATGGTAAAGCGAGCGATACAGCAAGCTTTAGAACATGGGCCTGTTTTTTTTCTTAAAGCTGAACAACTTACAGGAACCAGTTGGATTGGTTACGCTGTATCGCATGGTCTTTCAGATGCTTCCTTGGAACAGCTTCTTGTCGAGGTTGGGGCCGTCGGCACACCAATTCTTTTTATTGACGCAATCGATCGCATCGAGAAAGAGCATCAGGCTGTTATCCTTGATGTGATTCGTACCATTTCTGAATCGCCGCATCTCGACAACTGGCGAATAGTCGTTTCTCTTCGCGATAGCGGTCTTGAATTGCTTCGTAATTGGTTAGGAGAGTTTCTCGATACCATGAGAGTTGAAACTCTTGAGGTTGGCAAATTGAGTGAAGAAGAATCCGAATTGCTTGCGCAAGCGAAACCACATCTCAGGCCACTTTTGTTTGGCGAAGACAAAGTTCAGGAGATTGTTCGAAGACCATTTTTTGCGAAGGTACTGGACAAAAGCTATGTGGCTGACCCAAGCATACCAGTCTTTTGCCCTCAGTCTGAAATCGATTTAATTGCGAACTGGTGGCGACGTGGCGGCTATAATGAGAGCGGTCAAAATGCAATTGAACGACAGAGCATACTGCTTGAACTTGCACGGATATATTCTCGCCAACTTAGCCAGCCGATTCGTCTCAGGGAACTCAAGTCGGTTGCCCTCATCGATGAATTGATATCAGACGACATTCTTCAAAATGATCGTCAAGGAATATCTATCCGCTTCGCTCACGACATCTTTTTTGAATGGGCTTTTTTTCATGTTTTGGCAGATTGTGGGCCAAAGTGGCTCGATGAGATCAAAGCGTGTGGAGAGCCGCCAGCAGTCGCACGTGTTGTCGAACTTGCGTCGCAATGGGAATTTGCGAATGGGGAAAACTGGCTCGAGTATCTTAGCCAAACTGAACGTTCGGATATTCGTTCACAATGGCAGCGGGCGTGGTTAGCTGGCCCTCTTGGTATTGCAGAATTTAACGGGGATGAAGACCAATTCGCGTCAGCTGTTTTTGCTGACGATTTTAGGTTTTTCAGAAAGTTACTCGTCTGGTTTCAGGCTGAAAAGACCACGCCGAATGAGACGATTCTTTCTGGTGAATTTCCGAATGAAAACCGTCAGCGGATAGCTGATCTTCTTGGTTGGCCTTCCGATTTCCGCGCTTGGCGTCGCCTTATCCACTTTATTCTCAGACGTATTTCAGACATTCCTCAGAGGCTGTATCCAGAGGTCGTCGCTGTCTTTGACGTCTGGCAGAACGCCTTAGCTCAAATACGGAACAAGACATCTCATGCGATTCTTCAACAATGCGCTATTTGGCTTGCATCTTTAGACGCAATCAATAAGGCACAAGAGCCTGACGAAAATTCTGAATACTGGAGCAAAGTCCCTGAGCGAGGTGCTTTCCGAAAATCCTTGGTTCAGCTCATTTTGAGGTCGTCGATAGCAGAGCCACCTTTTGCTGAAGAATACCTGCAGAGAGTTATGGCTTCGGAACACATAAGTGAAGATGAGTTTCAAGACATCATTGTGTATTCGCCGCTCTTGGCCCAATCGCTGCCAAAGTTGCTTGGCGATCTATCATTGAGGTTTCTGAAAGAGGAACTTCCGGACGAGCGTGTTGCCCGAAGAAAGCAAAAAATTCAACGAGAAACGGCTTTGCGTAACGGCATACTGTCAAAGCCTGAAGAAGAGCGCACACGTCAAGAAAAGAATTATCTCTCAATTGGGCCTTCGTTACCCTTTTATGATGATTTTAACCATTTCGAACGGGATCGGCTTGCTATTCAAGACGACTATCGAAATTTTTGGCCTCCATCACCACTTCGAGAACCTTTTAACTCGCTTTTCCAAAAAACACCCGATGAAGCATTGAGGCTTTTAAGAGTGCTTTGTAATCACGCGATTATGGCGTGGCGACAGCTGCATCGTTATTCACGAGACCAATATCGCAAACCTATTCCACTGGAGCTTTCATTCCCTTGGGGTATTCAAAGATTTTGGGGTACTGAGCGTGAATATCTTTGGTTTCGATCAACTTGGGCACCAAAAGCTATCGGTTCTGGATTTATGGCTCTTGAAGAATGGTGTTTTACAGAGCTTGAACGAAATGTATCGGTTGACGAGCTAATCCAAACAATTGTCGAGGGAAATGAGTGCATAGCTGTTCTGGGTATCGCCGCAATGCTTGCGCTTCACACAGAGACGGTTTCAGAAGTGACGTTGCCGCTGTTTACATCACAGCGTCTTTTGGCAGCAGATTTTCGGCGCATGGGACAAGACTTATCGCAAACAGCTAACCTGATTGGTTTTAGGAGTCAGTCAGACATTCCTAACTATGAGGCGGTCAAAGCTGCCAATGATCGGTCAGTTCGAAAAAAAACGCTTAGCTGGATGGTGCCCAGTTTTATTTTCGCATCAGGGCCAATCAGTGGCCGGTCAAGTGATGCAATACTCAACTTCAAGAATAATCTACCATTTCAATACGAAGAAGAGCGCGACATTCCTGCGGTAGTGGAACGCCTCTTAAATGACGCCATCAAATATGCTGAAATGGCAGATATGAAAAATTATCAGGCTTATCGTGCGGAGAAAGATTCAGATCAGATAGCGATTGTTCATGTTAGTCCCTCTGCATCTGAACCCGAAAATGTTGCGAGATATAAAAAATCTACATTATACCTTAGACAGTCAAATCTTTGGGCATGGGCCTCAAAATTCTTTGCGGATAAAGCACTGAGTTCAAGCTATACTATGGAGGAGGCGATTGCATTAGCAAGAGAGTCCGATGATAGACATTTATTCGAACATTCGAATGAAGAAAATGATGAATACCATTTGGCTATGTGTCGAGGTGCGGTCACTGCAACAGCCACTATTGTGCTCAGTTTGCAGAATGATTTGGCTCAGGATGACATTGAATGGGCTCGCGATGTTTTAGATCGAGCAATTCGTTTGCCGGAAAAAATCGATCAACTATGGCTGCCGCAGAGTGATATTCCTTGGCACCCATCTATTTATGTTGCCCGAGGTATTTCAGCTGACATGCGAGCCGGTGTTGTGTTGGGTAATAAAGTTCACGACTTGCTTGGACTCATTGTCCATCCACTTGAAATCGTTTCATTAACGGCAATTAAAGAAGCATGTACTCTTTGGTCAAAAGATCCTAAACTGACATGGGCTGCGTTGAATTTGGCGTTTTCACTTTGTCATGTTCCTTCTCGTCCGCGTGATCAGATACATCAATATCATGCACCCATGCACACGGTAAGCGAAGCCCAAGAAGCTTTTGAAGAAGCTATTTGGTTTTATGAAAACGGAAGTGATTGGATTACTCTTTCTTTGCCACCGCAAGCATGGGTTAAGGCCGAAACCGGAACGCATCGGGATATGAATTATAGTTATGAAGAATTTGATTGGAATGATTCCGATGAAACTACTGAACAATGGATTGCTTCGCCTACTTTTTGGTATTCAAAATATGCCGCAGAGATTCTCAAGCGTATTCCATATGATGAGATTTTGAACAGCAACGCAAAGAGCGAGCTTCTTGATTTTCTTGCAGGAGTTCTCGACTGGACGATTCAAAAGATTGCCCCGTCTTGGGCTAAGCCTAATCGGCGTGATCATTCGGCTACCAACATCTATGAATTAACGGATACAATCGGATCAAGTTTAGGTCATGTAGCGGGACTTATGCCACTTGTAGATTTCCAGCCCAGATTTCTTGATCCGATTTTAAAGCTTGAAGGAGATAATTGCTGGGCGCTTCTCAGACCATTTGCGAATACGTATATCTGCAACTTTTTATACGTTGCACCAATCGTTCCAATAGATACGATAGCAACGCTTGAGATCTGTCTGGAGCGATTTCTTAAGGACTCGGCCTTTAAACGTGAATCCTATCAGAGCGGGAAATTTTATGGGCACCATCAACCAGAGCTTGTTCGCATTTTAATGTTTGTTTCAATTGAACGAGCTGATTTAGCCGCTCGCTACGTAAACGGTGATTGGTCTGAAATTGATAGAATTATGCCTTTGATAGATCGATTCGTTCGAGCTGGAGGTTGGGCAGCGTCTGTGATTGAACATTTCTTGACGTTGTGTGAAAGAGCTAGGTCTAATTATCCGGCAGAAGCTTTTGCAGATCAAATGCTTGCTGTATTCGAAAATGGACTTGAGAGTCTGAAGGGGTGGCATGGATCGTTTATTCCGACACGTATCGCAGAGCTAGTAGAGTATTTAGCACACCGCGACGCACCGATGAAGCTGGATTTGGCTCAGAAATTTCTGCGAATCCTTGACATCCTTGTCGATATGGGAGATAGGCGAAGTGCTGCGCTTCAGCTTGGAGAAGCTTTTCGCGAAGTTCGTTTGTCCTAA
- a CDS encoding DUF6577 family protein: protein MPKDFIIEQLQQRFVHHPHITREELLGFYRSFEPDLKDSTFAWRIHSLKAKNLLKPIRRGVYIFSAKPQFHPQVEPKLRAIARKLNKQFPVARHCVWSTRWLSEWMIHQPDRFLLLVEVEAVATESVFYFLKDEKYKNVYLNPDENTLERYINEERESIIVKPLITKAPLEKEEKVATPSLEKILVDIFVDRKLFSVCQGSELVQIFNTLDRMYALNITRMTAYAKRRGKMQELIDFMTKNTHVSAIPSK from the coding sequence GTGCCAAAAGATTTCATCATAGAACAGCTACAACAGCGGTTTGTTCATCACCCCCACATTACCCGTGAGGAGTTGCTCGGCTTTTACAGGTCGTTTGAGCCTGATTTAAAAGATTCAACCTTTGCCTGGCGGATCCATTCGCTTAAAGCAAAGAACCTGCTAAAGCCCATAAGAAGAGGAGTTTACATCTTTTCAGCAAAGCCTCAGTTTCACCCGCAGGTAGAGCCAAAACTAAGAGCGATTGCCCGAAAACTCAATAAGCAATTTCCAGTCGCACGGCATTGTGTGTGGAGCACCCGATGGCTGAGCGAGTGGATGATTCACCAACCTGATAGATTTTTGCTGTTGGTTGAGGTTGAAGCTGTGGCAACGGAATCAGTTTTTTATTTTCTGAAGGATGAGAAATATAAAAACGTGTACTTAAACCCTGACGAAAACACCCTTGAGCGTTACATTAATGAAGAGAGAGAGTCAATCATTGTTAAACCTCTCATAACCAAAGCTCCCCTTGAAAAAGAAGAGAAAGTAGCTACACCCTCACTTGAAAAAATATTGGTAGACATTTTTGTTGATCGTAAACTATTCAGCGTTTGTCAAGGCAGTGAGCTGGTGCAAATATTCAACACACTCGATAGGATGTACGCCCTCAACATCACAAGAATGACGGCTTATGCCAAACGAAGGGGCAAAATGCAGGAACTGATCGATTTTATGACAAAAAACACCCACGTCAGTGCGATACCGAGCAAATGA
- the istA gene encoding IS21 family transposase has protein sequence MYNKVKEFAREGLSIRQISRKTGMDRVTVRKFLRMTDEEFSAFLALQKRRLRKLQPYEQFVKDRVTDYPDCSATQVEDWLKEHHPDFPEVTTRTIYSFVQWIRKTYDLPKPKGTPRAYHPVEQLPYGEQAQVDFGEYWMASADEHNVKVHFMIMLLSRSRRKFVSFSQQPITTRFVLEAHEQAFAFFEGIPHTLVYDQDSTIVSDENRGAILYTEAFRKYLLHRSLKIHLCRKSDPESKGKIEAGVKYVKYNFLPGRRFVNLEVLNQEALLWLERTANAKEHATTRLIPEAEWQVEKQHLRPFEPLPYPISGPVGKEYHVRQRQHNLVSREFL, from the coding sequence ATGTACAACAAAGTTAAGGAATTTGCCCGAGAAGGATTAAGCATCCGTCAAATCAGCCGAAAGACGGGCATGGACAGAGTGACGGTGCGCAAGTTTCTCCGCATGACCGATGAGGAATTCAGTGCGTTTCTTGCTCTGCAGAAGCGGCGCCTGCGAAAATTGCAGCCTTATGAACAGTTCGTCAAGGATAGGGTTACCGACTATCCTGACTGCAGTGCAACTCAAGTTGAAGACTGGCTGAAGGAGCATCACCCGGACTTTCCAGAGGTAACGACTCGAACGATCTATTCTTTTGTCCAGTGGATCCGAAAAACCTATGATCTTCCAAAACCGAAAGGAACCCCTCGTGCCTATCATCCGGTCGAGCAACTTCCTTACGGAGAGCAGGCGCAGGTTGATTTCGGTGAGTACTGGATGGCGAGTGCTGATGAACACAACGTGAAGGTTCACTTCATGATTATGCTGCTCTCCCGAAGCCGCAGGAAGTTTGTCAGCTTCAGCCAGCAACCGATTACGACCCGTTTTGTGCTTGAAGCTCATGAACAGGCATTTGCCTTTTTTGAGGGCATACCGCACACACTGGTTTATGATCAGGACTCAACCATTGTTTCCGATGAGAACCGGGGTGCCATCCTTTATACGGAGGCGTTCAGGAAGTACCTGTTGCACCGCAGTCTGAAGATCCATCTCTGTCGGAAAAGCGATCCGGAAAGCAAAGGGAAAATCGAAGCCGGCGTCAAATATGTGAAGTACAACTTCCTGCCGGGGCGACGCTTCGTCAATCTTGAAGTCCTGAACCAGGAAGCGTTGCTCTGGCTTGAACGAACGGCCAATGCCAAAGAACATGCCACAACGCGGCTGATACCTGAGGCAGAATGGCAGGTGGAAAAACAGCATCTTCGTCCTTTTGAGCCCTTACCCTATCCGATTTCCGGGCCTGTCGGTAAAGAGTACCATGTACGCCAAAGACAACACAATCTCGTATCGAGGGAATTTCTATAG
- a CDS encoding CopG family ribbon-helix-helix protein → MSQTKGVKLDENTQQRLAALGRIRDRSPHWLMCRAIETYLDREEKYEQEKREDMERWEQFQLTGFAVPHEKAAEWLENLAQGKVTACPG, encoded by the coding sequence ATGTCACAGACAAAAGGCGTCAAGCTGGACGAGAACACACAGCAGCGGCTTGCAGCTCTCGGTCGTATCCGCGACAGATCGCCCCACTGGCTCATGTGCAGGGCAATCGAAACATATCTGGATCGCGAAGAAAAATACGAGCAGGAAAAGCGCGAGGATATGGAGCGTTGGGAACAGTTTCAGTTAACCGGCTTTGCCGTGCCGCATGAAAAAGCTGCGGAGTGGCTTGAAAATCTGGCGCAAGGGAAGGTGACGGCTTGCCCCGGATAA
- the istB gene encoding IS21-like element helper ATPase IstB encodes MERTITTIQEHARELNLTGLAGSVDLLLEEARKSEPSYSDFALTLLETEISCRRKAHLERRRKAANLPLLHDLDHYDSGVQNGISQVQLRQLRQLLWLDQNYNLILIGPSGTGKSYLAGGLCHEALKLGYHALFRTMDELIQTIRFKDVTTAAAREYKRLVHAHLLVIDDIMMFPIEKSVAVGLFQLINQLHEQTSFIITTNKNPKEWAEMLGDEVLATALLDRLLYKCEVIKLTGKSYRLEHRTTIFEQQQPAEGGATRKKSNYRFKKS; translated from the coding sequence ATGGAAAGAACCATTACCACCATACAGGAACACGCCCGGGAACTCAACCTCACCGGGCTGGCAGGAAGCGTAGATCTCCTGCTCGAAGAAGCGCGCAAAAGCGAACCATCCTATAGCGATTTTGCGCTGACCCTGCTCGAAACTGAAATCTCCTGCCGACGGAAAGCTCATCTTGAACGGCGCCGGAAAGCAGCCAACCTGCCGTTGCTCCATGACCTTGATCATTATGACTCGGGAGTGCAGAACGGGATCAGCCAAGTCCAGCTCCGGCAGTTACGGCAACTCCTCTGGCTCGACCAGAACTACAACCTGATCCTTATCGGGCCAAGCGGCACCGGCAAAAGCTATCTTGCCGGCGGGCTCTGCCATGAAGCCCTCAAACTCGGTTATCACGCACTGTTCCGGACTATGGATGAACTCATCCAGACCATCAGGTTCAAAGATGTTACAACGGCGGCTGCAAGGGAGTACAAGCGATTAGTGCATGCGCACCTGCTGGTTATCGACGATATCATGATGTTCCCGATTGAAAAAAGTGTAGCTGTCGGTCTGTTCCAGCTCATCAACCAGCTGCATGAACAGACATCATTCATCATTACCACCAACAAAAATCCGAAAGAGTGGGCAGAGATGCTTGGCGACGAGGTTCTTGCTACGGCGCTGCTTGATCGGCTGCTCTACAAATGCGAAGTCATCAAACTTACCGGTAAAAGCTACCGGCTCGAACACCGTACAACCATCTTCGAACAACAGCAACCGGCGGAAGGAGGCGCCACACGCAAAAAAAGCAACTATCGCTTCAAAAAGTCGTAG